The DNA region ATTAGGATCAAAATCTTTTTCCTCATTAATAATACCTACCCCATGTTTTTCAAGTTTTTTAAGAAATAAATCTAAAGTATTTTGCACTCCTTCTTTAATTTTTAAACTGATTTCATCATCACATTGGACATTTATTGCTGCTTCTAAGGCATCTAAAACATCTAATAAATCTTTAGCAAAACTTTCGTTTGCATATGCCATAGCACTTAGTTTTTCCTTCTCCATTCTTTTTTTAATATTTTCAAACTCGGCGTTTGCACGTATATATTTATCTTTTAATTCATCCAATTCTTTTTGTAATTTATCTTGATCACTATCTTCAATATTTTGTAAATTTTCATCTTGAAAATTTTCGCAATTATCCATATTTTCACTTTCAATTTCTTGCTTTTGATCGCTCATGCTGCCTCCTTTAAATACTGTAATATCTTTTTATAATCAGTATAAACACTACCTGCTAAGATAATATTTACATCTTCGCCCAAAAATTCCGCATCCATCTTAAGTCCCATAAAGCCCTCCTTAAATAAAGGTTCAAATTCAAGACTATCCTTAAAACAATGATGAACTCTACAATCTAAGAGCTTAACAAATTCATCATTTTGATAAATTTGATAAGCTCTTTCTTCATTAGTTCTATAATAAATCAAACCTTGTCTTAAATTAGCTATTTTTTCTATAAGCTCTATAAAATGAACTTTCAAAGCTATATTTTCTATACTAAAAAGATCAAGTCCTACAAGACTTTGCAAAAAATTCCAAGCTTCTTTCTCATATTTTAAAACAAGTTCTTCTTCTTTAAAATCGAGTATTATAAATTTAGTATTAAGTTCAAGTACTTCTGTAAGCACTAAACTTCTACCTCCATAAACAAGACAATAAATTTCGAATTCTTTACTAAGTTCTTTTAAACAATCTTCATTTTTTATATAAATATCTTTATTTTGTTCACCCTCCCAAAAACTCTGCCAATAATTTTGCATTGTTAAAATAGTAGGAATTCTACCACTACTTATATGAAGTTGAGTGATTAAGCCTTCATCACTAAGTCTTTTAAGATAAACACGTATAGTTGATGCAGGAATACAAAGATTTAAATTAAGTTCATTAGATCCAATAGGAGCATTATCCAAAAGATAAGTTTGAATGATAGAATCTAAAATCAAATCCTTTTTATTTTGGCTTTTCATCACTATTTCCTTGAAATTTTAGCACTCTATTTTTAGATTGCTAAAGGTATTATACAACTTTGAGTGTTATTTTGTCAAGTATAAATATAAAAAAATAACTTAATTTTATTTAGTCTATAAGACTAAAGTTTGTTTTTTTATACCATTTCATCTTTTATTTTCATATTTTTCACTCGCACAAATCTTTATAAAACCCTTCATTCAACATCTTTTTAATAATAGCTCATTATCAATCATAAGAAAATATAATCATAATCTTAATTTTTATTTCATCATATATTCTAATTAATCCTCATCTTTAAATCTAAAACTTTAAATTAAATCATAATTATTTTTTTAATATTTTTATTGAATAGACTTTAAATCTGTTAATTTAAAAAATTATTATTTTTAAATATCTTTTCTTATAATTCCTTTGTGGATATAAAATCATATATACTTTTATTTTATCAATAACTATAAATTAACAATTTAAGCGTTTTATTTTAATAAATCTTTATATTTAAAAATTTATTATTAATTTTAATTCTAAAAAATAATATAAAAATTTTTTATAAAAAATATAAAGATTATCTTTTTAATTAAGTAAACTTAATATTGCAATTATTATTTTACTTAATAAATATACCTTTAAACATTAAAAATATCATTATAAACTTTATATAATTTTTGTTTTTAAATAATACCAAATAAACATCATTAAGCCTAAAATACTTTAAGCCTTTTTCTAAAAGATTAAAAAATATAAAATACAAATTATTATATTATTTTATTAAAAACATATTAAAGCTTATATGAATGAAATCTTTTAATTATTTAAAAATAAAGCCATTAATCAAAATATTATAAGATCATTCTTTTATAAATATATACTATATAAAAGATTGAAATTTTAAAAATAAAGCTTAAACATTGTTTAAAATTTAAGTGATAAATTTTATTCTACTTTTATAATAAATATATAATTTATAATAATACTTTTTTATCTATTAACTTATATAAATTATTAATACTATTTTGATCATAAAATACAAAAACTAAAATAATTTTAAAAATAAAGAAGTATTCTAACTCTATTATAAAAGCAATAAGAAATAATTCAAAAGAATTCTATCTTTTAGTAATATTAATACTAAAAACCTTAACCAATGATTTAAAAGATGAAATTAAACTCAATGCATTTCTTTTTTTCTATAATTCTTTTACCTATCTTCAACCTTCAATCATTTCTTTATTAAACTCTACTATTTCACAAGAATCATAAGCCTTAATAATCAAACTATTACTCCTTGCTTCAAGTAAAAATACTTTAAAATTTAAATTATAAATTTTCATATTTTATCAAGACACTTTATAAATCCTCATTTAATAATTTAAATTTAAAAACACTATAAACTTTTAAACATGCTTACTAAAATATTAAAACCAAAGCATGATAAATTATAAGTGCTAAGAATATATAAACAAGTAACAACACAATAATAATATATAAGAATTCTATTTTAGTGATACTAAAAATTATAATAAATTAAAAAACCAATAAGTTAGAATATATAAATTAAAAAATCTTAAAGCTAAAAACCATTCAACTCATATTCTCATCATTACCATTTAATTCTATCAATACATAAAACTTATTTAATAAATAAATTAATTTTTCAATTTAAAAATAAAAAATACTATAAGCATAAATATTAAAAATATAAATAATATATTATACAAGTATAAATACTATAAAATAAACCATAAGCCTCTACACAATAATAATTTAAAAGATTGAAATAAAAGAAAGAAAAACTAAGAATAATAAAGCAGTCTAACAAGTCCGCAATGAGTTACTTTCCCCCTGCCAGTAAGGCGTAGTATCATCACCCACGATGTGCTTAGCTTCTTGGTTCGGGATGGAGCAAGGCGTTTCCACATCTGTATAATCACGGACATTGTTATTTAAATATTCTTTGAAAAATCTAGTTTAGAATAAAGCTTTTATTTTTTAGTTTTTATTCTTTTTTATTTCTTTTCTTCTTTTTTATTTTTTAAATTTATTATTATCTTTAATAAGTTTTTATTTTAGAATATTTAAAAAACAATGTTAAGAGCAAGTTCTAATATAAACTTTACTTGTAAGATTTCTATTAAGCTTAAAAATATAATTTTTCTAAAAGATTTCATATAAAAATATTTAAAGCTTTATTAAAAACCTTAACAAGGAAGTGATGCTTTATAAAGATAAGCCAAACGCTCTATTAGTACTGGTCAGCTAAAGGACTTTCATCCATTACACATCCAGCCTATCAAACTAGTAGTCTTCTAGAGAGCTTAGAGAAGATTCATCTTAGAGTGAGCTTCACGCTTAGATGCTTTCAGCGTTTATCCTTTCCAAACTTAGCTACGCTGCGATGCTCTTGGCAGAACAACAGCTACACCAGTGGTTTGTTCAACCCGGTCCTCTCGTACTAGGGTCAAATCTCTTCAATCTTCTTACGCCCACGGCAGATAGGGACCGAACTGTCTCACGACGTTCTGAACCCAGCTCGCGTACCGCTTTAAATGGCGAACAGCCATACCCTTGGGACCTGCTCCAGCCCCAGGATGCGATGAGCCGACATCGAGGTGCCAAACCTCCCCGTCGATGTGAGCTCTTGGGGGAGATCAGCCTGTTATCCCCGGGGTACCTTTTATCCTTTGAGCGATGGCCCTTCCACACAGAACCACCGGATCACTAAGACCGACTTTCGTCTCTGCTTGACTTGTATGTCTTGCAGTTAAGCTGGCTTATACCTTTATACTCTACGAACGATTTCCAACCGTTCTGAGCCAACCTTTGTAAGCCTCCGTTATTATTTGGGAGGCGACCGCCCCAGTCAAACTACCCACCAGACATTGTCCCACTTGAGGATAACTCAAGCTGGTTAGCTACCCAAATAAGAAAGAGTGGTATCTCAACAATGGCTCCTATATAACTAGCGTCATATACTCAAAGCCTCCCACCTATCCTGCACATTCTTATCCAAATAGCAGTGTCAAGCTGTAGTAAAGGTCCACGGGGTCTTTCCGTCTTGCCGCGGATAGGAGGAATTTTCACCTCCACTACAATTTCACTGGATCCCTCTTTGAGACAGCTCCCATCTCGTTACGCCATTCATGCAGGTCGGTATTTAACCGACAAGGAATTTCGCTACCTTAGGACCGTTATAGTTACGGCCGCCGTTTACTCGGGCTTCGATCAAGAGCTTTGCTAATGCTAACCCCATCAATTAACCTTCGAGCACCGGGCAGGCGTCACACCCTATACATCCTCTTACGAGTTAGCAGAGTGCTGTGTTTTTGGTAAACAGTCGGGAGGGACTCTTTGTTGTAAGTTTCTTCGCTTTTGGAGTAAATCCTAATACGAAGCGAACCACACCTTATACCGAAGATACGGTGCTATTTTGCAGAGTTCCTTAAAGAGAGTTCTTCCACGCGCCTTAGAATACTCATCCCACCCACCTGTGTCGGTTTACGGTACGGGCAACATTAGCTAAACTTAGAAACTTTTCTTGGCTCGACGGCATCAGGGGTTCTTCTATCCATCCGAAGACTTCAAAAAGCCTTTAAGATCTCAGAGTATTCTTATACGGATTTGCCTGTATAAGCTCCTACATCCTTAGACTAGCACTTCCATCCGCTAGCCCCCTTAGCCCTAAGCGTCCTTCCATCGCACACTAATGTTGGTATTGGAATATTAACCAATTTGCCATCGTCTACCCCTTTCGGACTCGACTTAGGACCCGACTAACCCTACGATGACGAGCATCGCGTAGGAAACCTTGGGTTTACGGCGTTAATGATTCTCACATTAATTATCGCTACTCATGCCTGCATGCTCACTTCTATTCGCTCGAGCACTCCTTACCGGTATACCTTCAACGCAAATAGAACGCTCTCCTACCACTTGCACACAACTTAAACTACTTAGCTTTAAGTATATTATGACTTAAATTTTATTTCT from Campylobacter hepaticus includes:
- the grpE gene encoding nucleotide exchange factor GrpE, whose amino-acid sequence is MSDQKQEIESENMDNCENFQDENLQNIEDSDQDKLQKELDELKDKYIRANAEFENIKKRMEKEKLSAMAYANESFAKDLLDVLDALEAAINVQCDDEISLKIKEGVQNTLDLFLKKLEKHGVGIINEEKDFDPNLHEAMFHVDSKDHQSGEVVQVLQKGYKIADRVIRPTKVSVAK
- a CDS encoding HrcA family transcriptional regulator, coding for MMKSQNKKDLILDSIIQTYLLDNAPIGSNELNLNLCIPASTIRVYLKRLSDEGLITQLHISSGRIPTILTMQNYWQSFWEGEQNKDIYIKNEDCLKELSKEFEIYCLVYGGRSLVLTEVLELNTKFIILDFKEEELVLKYEKEAWNFLQSLVGLDLFSIENIALKVHFIELIEKIANLRQGLIYYRTNEERAYQIYQNDEFVKLLDCRVHHCFKDSLEFEPLFKEGFMGLKMDAEFLGEDVNIILAGSVYTDYKKILQYLKEAA